From the bacterium genome, the window GTCCCAAAGGTTAATAGTGATATCAAGAAAAAAATTGCATATTTTTTTCCAGACGCTAAGATTATGGAGATATCTGTGGAGGATTGTGGTATCCCTTTAAGAATAAAAAACCCTGATACAATTGGGGTTGATAGGGTTGTTAATTGTGTTGCTGCTTTGGAGTTGTTTGGCGGAAATACAGTAGTTGTGGATATGGGGACGGCTATAACAGTGGATATAATTTCAAAAAAAAGAGAGTTTTTGGGTGGTGTTATTATGCCTGGTTATAACTTGTGGGTTAAGAGTCTTTATAACACTGCTATGATAAAGCCCTGTGAAAACTCTGTGCCAAGAATACCTGGTAAAAATACTGGAGAGGCTATTTCTGCTGGAGTAAAGTATGGTTTTTTAGGAGCAATAAATAATATACTTGAAAAGGTGTTTAAAAAGTTTCCAGAAGCAACCCTTCTGCTGACAGGTGGAGATGCAACACGGTTTTGCAGTTCTATACAATATAAAAACCATTTAAATAAGAATTTAACCCTTGAAGGAATAAATTATGTTGTTGCAAGATATACCTGAAAGTATCAAAAACTTGGAAGGGTTTAGGTTTTCAAAAGTTATCAACGGAGAACCAGTCTACTGGTTTGGACAGACAACTTCTACAATGGATATTGTAGATAAACTTCTAAAATTTCCCAATACTGTTATAACTGGAATAATTGTTGCTGACGAACAGACGCAAGGCAGAGGTAGGTATGGTAAAATATGGACTTCTAATATTGGTGGGTTATATTTTTCGTGGTTAATAAAAGCAGAAGACAATCTAACTACTTTTATATCAGAACTTACAACTTTTTCTCTTGTGGAAACCTTAAAATCTTTTAAAATTATTTGCGGTATCAAACTTCCTAATGATATAATATATAAAGGACAAAAAATTTCTGGTATACTTATTGAAAAGAAAGGTGATTTTTACAATATCGGTATTGGAATCAATGTTTCTAATGAAATATCAGATGTGAAACAAGGTGTTTCTATGAGTATGATTTTAGGAAGGAGTGTTGAAAGCAGAGAAGAAGTATTAGGACAATTCATAAACTGTTTTCGAACTTATAAAAAATATTTTTCAGACAACAGAGAATTGTACCTAAAAAAATGGAGTAACTATTTAATAAAATGAGCGAACCTGATTTGCCCAACTACCTTTTGCAGAACTACCTTTTTTATATAATTATACTTATATCTTTTTCTGCATTTTTTTCAGCCTCTGAAACTGCGTTTGTTTCTTTTGGGAAACACCATTTTCAAAAACTTCTTGAAAAAGACGAAAACAAGTCAAAGAGGTTGCAATTCTGGTTTAACGACCCTCAAAGAGTTCTTGCCACTCTACTTGTTGGTAATAATATAGTTAACATTCTTGCTGCTGTTATATTATCAATGGTTTCTTATCAAAGATGGCCTAATATGCATCCGATAATCATAACCTTGATTTTAACTTTCTTTATCCTTATTTTTGGAGAAATAACTCCAAAAAGTTTTGGGAAAAAATACTCTGAGACTATCGCTTACCATTTTTCTCCTATTATTCGCCTGTTCTGTTGTCTCTTTTCTCCAGTTATCCGCTTGCTACTCTTATTTTCACGAGGATTTGTAAGAATTTTTGGGCTAAAATTGGAATCTCTTTTTCCTGTATTAACTGAAGATGATGTTAGAGCAATGATAATTGCAGGTGAAGAAGATGGTGTTATAGAAGAAGAAGAAAAGAATATGATTGACAGTATATTTAGTTTGGGTGATACCCTTGTAAAAGAGATAATGATACCCAGGGTCAATATTATAGCCATTCAACATAACGAGCCGATAAAAGAAATATTTGGGAAAATAGCCAAAGAGGGACATTCTAGGTTACCTGTTTATAAAGAAAATCTTGATAAAATTATGGGAATTGTTTATGTTAAAGATATTATAGCTCACGCTTTTGATGATTTTGGAGGACAGAAAGAGAAAGTTGCAGAAAACTTTATGAGAGAAGCATACTTTATTCCAGAAACAAAAAAAGTTGGAGACCTTTTAAAAGAACTTCAAGGGAAAAAAACTCAAATGGCTATTGTTGTTGATGAGTATGGAGGTACATCTGGCTTAATTACTATGGAAGACCTTGTTGAGGAGATAGTAGGAGAAATTTCAGATGAATATGCTAAAGAGATAAAAGAGTTGGTACACCTTGCTGATGGAAGTTTTCTTGTTTACGGTGGAATGGAGATAGAGAAAGTAAACGATGAGATTGGGCTTGAGTTGCCAGAAGGTGAGTTTGAAACAATAGCCGGTTTTGTGTTGGAGCATTTTGGCAAATTCCCTATAAAAGGGGAGGGGTTTGTTTATGGTTCACACGAGTTTATAGTCAACGATGCAGACCACAAAAAAGTTAGACTTGTTAGAATAAAAAAAGTAAAAAACGAAGAAAATAACGATGTTTCAATTAACACAAAGTAAGATGTATGGAGTGAGTCTTCAGTAAACATTGTTCAGAGCAGATAGTCTGTTAGGTAAAAGTATAGAAATACTAAGGATAAAAGATGAGACTCCCCTTATATGCCATTCCAGACTTGATCCGGAACCTCGTTTTTTACGTTATGATACTACCGGCGTGGGTCAGGTTAGAGGGAAAAAAGTATGGGGCGTTATTTACTCACTCCCTCTCTTTGCCTTCTTCCCTTGAGGGAGAAGGATCAAGGATGAGGGGGGCCTTACTACCTACGGTTTATAAAGACGAAGGTCAGACCTCCGAAAAGGGCGCCGAGGATCGACCTTCATTAGTGGAAAAGGAATGGAAAGAAAGATTAATATGGGGATGGTCTACTAATATTCATTAAATGGTTTTGTTACATTTTAATATAAAATTTTATATCAAAAATTTAGGTATAGCAGTAGAAAGGTTTTCAAGTT encodes:
- a CDS encoding type III pantothenate kinase → MSTVAIDIGNGRIKIGYFRNNRLKHSNFISTGSFEDLTFDSQWQKEKVSTVGISSVVPKVNSDIKKKIAYFFPDAKIMEISVEDCGIPLRIKNPDTIGVDRVVNCVAALELFGGNTVVVDMGTAITVDIISKKREFLGGVIMPGYNLWVKSLYNTAMIKPCENSVPRIPGKNTGEAISAGVKYGFLGAINNILEKVFKKFPEATLLLTGGDATRFCSSIQYKNHLNKNLTLEGINYVVARYT
- a CDS encoding biotin--[acetyl-CoA-carboxylase] ligase; translated protein: MLLQDIPESIKNLEGFRFSKVINGEPVYWFGQTTSTMDIVDKLLKFPNTVITGIIVADEQTQGRGRYGKIWTSNIGGLYFSWLIKAEDNLTTFISELTTFSLVETLKSFKIICGIKLPNDIIYKGQKISGILIEKKGDFYNIGIGINVSNEISDVKQGVSMSMILGRSVESREEVLGQFINCFRTYKKYFSDNRELYLKKWSNYLIK
- a CDS encoding hemolysin family protein, encoding MSEPDLPNYLLQNYLFYIIILISFSAFFSASETAFVSFGKHHFQKLLEKDENKSKRLQFWFNDPQRVLATLLVGNNIVNILAAVILSMVSYQRWPNMHPIIITLILTFFILIFGEITPKSFGKKYSETIAYHFSPIIRLFCCLFSPVIRLLLLFSRGFVRIFGLKLESLFPVLTEDDVRAMIIAGEEDGVIEEEEKNMIDSIFSLGDTLVKEIMIPRVNIIAIQHNEPIKEIFGKIAKEGHSRLPVYKENLDKIMGIVYVKDIIAHAFDDFGGQKEKVAENFMREAYFIPETKKVGDLLKELQGKKTQMAIVVDEYGGTSGLITMEDLVEEIVGEISDEYAKEIKELVHLADGSFLVYGGMEIEKVNDEIGLELPEGEFETIAGFVLEHFGKFPIKGEGFVYGSHEFIVNDADHKKVRLVRIKKVKNEENNDVSINTK